From Acidovorax sp. FHTAMBA, one genomic window encodes:
- the cobA gene encoding uroporphyrinogen-III C-methyltransferase produces the protein MSRTTADNTLPPAKPHLGTGGSCTLVGAGPGDPELLTIKALKAIQAATVLLVDDLVSDAIVAHASPTARIVYVGKRGGCKSTPQAFIEKLMLMAVNEGENVVRLKGGDPFIFGRGGEEVEHLRAAGVPVTVVNGVTAGLAGLTSLGAPLTHREHAHGVVFVTGHAKPGDAGTDWRQLAATARDAKLTLVIYMGVSGAATIEQELLTGLPASTPVAIVQHASLPQQRHAITTLGDLHGTITREGLASPSVIVVGDVVRGVAAAAHPMEAPQRAVRRG, from the coding sequence ATGAGCCGCACCACAGCCGACAACACACTGCCGCCTGCCAAACCCCATCTGGGCACGGGCGGCAGCTGCACGCTGGTGGGCGCCGGCCCGGGCGACCCGGAGCTGCTCACCATCAAGGCGCTCAAGGCCATCCAGGCCGCCACCGTGCTGCTGGTGGATGACCTGGTGAGCGATGCCATCGTGGCGCATGCATCGCCCACGGCGCGTATCGTCTACGTGGGCAAGCGCGGTGGCTGCAAGAGCACGCCGCAGGCCTTCATCGAAAAGCTGATGCTGATGGCCGTGAACGAAGGCGAGAACGTGGTGCGCCTCAAGGGTGGCGACCCGTTCATCTTTGGCCGGGGTGGTGAAGAGGTGGAGCACCTGCGCGCAGCGGGCGTGCCCGTCACCGTGGTCAACGGCGTCACGGCGGGCCTTGCGGGCCTGACATCGCTGGGCGCCCCGCTCACGCACCGCGAGCATGCCCATGGCGTGGTGTTTGTTACCGGCCACGCCAAGCCCGGCGACGCGGGCACCGACTGGCGCCAGCTGGCCGCCACGGCCCGCGACGCCAAGCTCACGCTCGTCATCTACATGGGCGTGAGCGGCGCCGCCACCATCGAGCAGGAGCTGCTCACCGGCCTTCCCGCCAGCACGCCCGTGGCCATCGTCCAGCACGCCAGCCTGCCCCAGCAGCGGCATGCCATCACCACCCTGGGTGACCTGCACGGCACCATCACCCGCGAAGGCCTTGCCAGTCCGTCTGTGATCGTGGTGGGCGACGTGGTGCGGGGTGTTGCGGCGGCGGCGCACCCGATGGAGGCACCCCAGCGGGCAGTGCGCAGGGGCTGA
- the nirD gene encoding nitrite reductase small subunit NirD, protein MSEWKLICRVDDIPVLGSRRVARDKGLDVAVFRNDAGGVFALLDRCPHKGGPLSQGIVFGTQVACPMHNWTIGLCDGQALAPDEGCTPKFAVKVEDGAVYLDAGELATVATDLTRPVAGPARRAVGV, encoded by the coding sequence ATGAGCGAATGGAAACTGATCTGCCGTGTGGACGACATCCCCGTGCTGGGCTCACGCCGCGTGGCCCGGGACAAAGGCCTGGATGTGGCGGTGTTCCGCAACGATGCCGGGGGCGTTTTTGCGCTGCTGGACCGTTGCCCGCACAAGGGTGGGCCGCTGAGCCAGGGCATCGTGTTTGGCACGCAGGTGGCGTGCCCGATGCACAACTGGACGATCGGGTTGTGCGACGGGCAGGCCTTGGCGCCCGACGAGGGGTGTACGCCGAAGTTTGCGGTGAAGGTGGAGGATGGGGCGGTGTATCTGGATGCAGGGGAGCTGGCAACGGTGGCTACGGATCTGACTCGGCCTGTGGCTGGGCCTGCGCGCAGGGCTGTTGGGGTCTGA
- a CDS encoding sterol desaturase family protein, which translates to MLEIDKLNEFTESHGALRRGRGLVSGVIALTLAVLCFLGVLAFHFPEYLTTPQLRKSYDVAVIRNILLVAMAVAGGISLVNILFNRSRWLASFAFAMVVLAALLGGHKVEVDPNFPDDTLYIGLDWFILDLLGSSLIFIFIEKLWALRKDQPVFRAEWQTDFHHFIVNHMVVGFVLLATNLLVHKFFGWAASDGIRGWVQGLNFWVALFLIVLVADLVQYWTHRAYHEVPLLWRLHAVHHSVKSMDWMAGSRQHILELIITRTLVLAPIYVLGFSKEVIDAYIVIVGFQAVFNHANVSVRLGPLRYVLVTPNFHHWHHSQDQEALDKNYAAHFAFLDYLFGTAVQSTKLWPEKYGVLGDYVPNGFIRQFKFPFTWKG; encoded by the coding sequence ATGCTCGAAATCGACAAGCTCAATGAGTTCACCGAAAGCCATGGCGCGCTGCGGCGCGGGCGAGGCCTGGTGTCTGGGGTGATTGCGCTTACGCTGGCCGTGCTGTGCTTTCTGGGTGTACTGGCATTTCATTTTCCGGAATACCTGACCACGCCGCAGCTGCGCAAGAGCTATGACGTGGCGGTGATCCGCAACATTTTGCTGGTGGCCATGGCCGTAGCCGGAGGCATTTCGCTGGTCAACATCCTGTTCAACCGGTCGCGCTGGCTGGCAAGCTTTGCCTTCGCGATGGTGGTGCTGGCGGCGCTGCTGGGGGGCCACAAGGTGGAGGTGGACCCGAACTTTCCGGATGACACGCTGTACATCGGCCTGGACTGGTTCATCCTGGACCTGCTGGGCAGCTCGCTGATCTTCATCTTCATCGAGAAGCTGTGGGCACTGCGCAAGGACCAGCCCGTGTTCCGCGCCGAGTGGCAGACCGACTTCCACCACTTCATCGTGAACCACATGGTGGTGGGCTTTGTGCTGCTGGCCACCAACCTGCTGGTGCACAAGTTCTTTGGCTGGGCCGCCAGCGATGGCATTCGCGGCTGGGTGCAGGGGCTGAACTTCTGGGTGGCGCTGTTCCTCATCGTGCTGGTGGCCGACCTGGTGCAGTACTGGACGCACCGCGCCTACCACGAGGTGCCGCTGCTGTGGCGTTTGCACGCGGTGCACCACAGCGTCAAAAGCATGGACTGGATGGCCGGCTCCCGCCAGCACATCCTGGAACTCATCATCACCCGCACGCTGGTGCTGGCGCCCATCTACGTGCTGGGCTTCAGCAAGGAAGTGATCGATGCGTACATCGTGATCGTGGGCTTTCAGGCCGTGTTCAACCACGCCAACGTGAGCGTGCGACTGGGGCCGCTGCGCTACGTGCTGGTCACGCCCAACTTTCACCACTGGCACCACAGCCAGGACCAGGAAGCGCTGGACAAGAACTACGCCGCGCATTTCGCCTTCCTGGACTACCTGTTTGGCACGGCCGTCCAGAGCACCAAGCTCTGGCCCGAAAAATATGGCGTGCTGGGCGACTACGTGCCCAACGGGTTCATCCGGCAGTTCAAGTTCCCGTTCACGTGGAAGGGGTAG
- a CDS encoding molybdopterin-dependent oxidoreductase, translating to MQETKSTCPYCGVGCGVIIESKGAHITGVRGDPTHPANFGRLCTKGSTLHLTATSPVTLQTRLLHPLHRAQRSAKTAALPITWDAALTLAADRFAATIREHGPDAVGFYVSGQLLTEDYYVFNKLAKGLIGTNNIDTNSRLCMSSAVAGYKQTLGADAPPACYDDVNHAQCLFIVGSNAAWAHPILFRRIEDARAANPGMKVIVADPRRTDTAGMADLFLPIQPGSDVMLFNGMLHIMLWEGWIDAGYIGAHTTGFDELKALVREATPDRAAQVCGISVADLTTAAKWFATSKATLSLYCQGLNQSSSGTAKNATLINLHLATGQIGKPGAGPFSLTGQPNAMGGREVGGLANLLSAHRDLVNPQHRAEVAALWGVADVPSKPGKTAVEMFQAAADGEIKALWIACTNPAQSMPDQATVRRALQRAEFVVVQEAFATAATCAYADLLLPATTWGEKTGTVTNSERRISRVRPAVPAPGLARHDWAVAVQFAHQLEARLRPGQPTLFPYATDAADAGAEAVWNEHRESTRGRDLDITGLSWALLESAGPQQWPFVADATTGKARLYEDGVFPTAYGRARFAAHAWQPTAEQRESRYPFSLTTGRLRDQWHGMTRTGTLGRLFGHVAEPSVQMHPQDMDRRGLKTGDLVHLTSKRGSIVVPVQADATLGLSQVFMAMHWGSEFLSGVSSTGERLAGVNALTTSAFCPTSKQPELKHAAVKVLKAELPWTLLAMAWLPAEGANGALSAREALSNLMAEFPFASCVPFSNNTPLDEPGRERTGVLLRAAAHEAPPDALIERIEALMGLTTTDTLRYADKKRGQRRAARLTRHGDTTTLEAIVLAGDTSAEGWLKTLLQEELPAQTYGRLLLVPGAKAPVAVQSRGKTVCTCFNVTDVAITSTLAHCHGTDDDRLAQLQGKLRCGTNCGSCLPELKRMVRATGPLAAAPAATHVTI from the coding sequence ATGCAAGAAACCAAATCCACCTGCCCCTACTGCGGCGTAGGCTGCGGCGTGATCATCGAATCCAAAGGCGCACACATCACCGGCGTGCGCGGCGACCCCACCCACCCCGCCAACTTCGGTCGCCTGTGCACCAAGGGCTCCACCCTGCACCTCACCGCCACAAGCCCGGTCACCCTGCAAACCCGCCTGCTGCACCCCCTGCACCGCGCGCAGCGCAGCGCCAAAACAGCCGCCCTGCCCATCACCTGGGACGCCGCCCTCACCCTGGCGGCCGACCGGTTCGCCGCCACCATCCGTGAACACGGCCCCGACGCCGTGGGCTTCTACGTCAGCGGCCAGTTGCTCACCGAGGACTACTACGTCTTCAACAAACTGGCCAAGGGCCTGATCGGCACCAACAACATCGACACCAACTCACGCCTGTGCATGAGCAGCGCTGTGGCCGGCTACAAGCAAACGCTGGGTGCCGACGCGCCGCCCGCCTGCTACGACGACGTGAACCACGCGCAGTGCCTGTTCATCGTGGGCAGCAACGCGGCCTGGGCGCACCCCATCCTGTTCCGCCGCATCGAAGACGCACGCGCCGCCAACCCCGGCATGAAGGTCATCGTGGCCGACCCGCGCCGCACCGACACGGCCGGCATGGCCGATCTGTTCCTGCCCATCCAGCCCGGCAGCGACGTGATGCTGTTCAACGGCATGCTGCACATCATGTTGTGGGAAGGCTGGATCGACGCGGGCTACATCGGCGCGCACACCACGGGCTTTGACGAGCTCAAGGCCCTGGTGCGTGAAGCAACGCCCGATCGCGCGGCACAGGTGTGCGGCATCTCCGTGGCCGACCTCACCACTGCAGCAAAGTGGTTTGCCACCTCGAAAGCCACGCTCAGCCTGTACTGCCAGGGCCTCAACCAAAGCAGCAGCGGCACCGCCAAAAACGCCACGCTCATCAATCTGCACCTGGCCACCGGCCAGATCGGCAAGCCCGGCGCGGGCCCCTTCAGCCTGACGGGCCAGCCCAACGCCATGGGCGGGCGCGAGGTGGGCGGCCTGGCCAATCTGCTCAGCGCCCACCGCGACCTGGTCAACCCCCAGCACCGCGCCGAAGTGGCCGCGCTCTGGGGCGTGGCCGATGTGCCATCCAAGCCCGGCAAGACGGCGGTGGAGATGTTCCAGGCCGCCGCCGATGGCGAGATCAAGGCCCTGTGGATTGCCTGCACCAACCCCGCGCAGAGCATGCCCGACCAGGCCACCGTGCGCCGCGCGCTACAGCGCGCCGAGTTTGTGGTGGTGCAAGAGGCCTTTGCCACGGCAGCCACCTGCGCCTATGCCGACCTGCTGCTGCCCGCCACCACCTGGGGCGAAAAGACCGGCACGGTGACCAACAGCGAGCGCCGCATCTCCCGCGTGCGCCCCGCCGTGCCCGCGCCCGGCCTGGCGCGGCACGACTGGGCCGTTGCGGTGCAGTTTGCGCACCAGCTGGAGGCACGCCTGCGGCCCGGCCAACCCACGCTGTTCCCCTACGCCACAGACGCTGCCGATGCAGGTGCCGAAGCGGTCTGGAACGAACACCGCGAAAGTACACGCGGGCGCGACCTGGACATCACCGGGCTGTCTTGGGCCCTGCTCGAATCAGCGGGCCCGCAACAGTGGCCGTTCGTTGCCGATGCGACCACCGGCAAGGCCCGCCTGTACGAAGACGGCGTCTTCCCCACCGCCTATGGCCGCGCCCGATTTGCCGCGCACGCGTGGCAACCCACGGCCGAACAACGCGAATCGCGCTACCCCTTCAGTCTGACCACCGGCCGCCTGCGCGACCAGTGGCACGGCATGACCCGCACCGGCACGCTGGGCCGGCTGTTTGGCCATGTGGCCGAACCCAGCGTACAGATGCACCCGCAGGACATGGACCGACGCGGGCTAAAAACGGGCGATCTGGTGCATCTCACCAGCAAACGCGGCTCCATCGTGGTGCCCGTGCAGGCCGATGCCACGCTGGGCCTGTCGCAGGTGTTCATGGCAATGCACTGGGGCAGCGAATTTTTGAGCGGCGTGTCCTCCACCGGCGAGCGGCTGGCGGGCGTGAATGCGCTCACCACCTCAGCGTTTTGCCCCACCTCCAAACAGCCCGAGCTGAAACACGCGGCCGTCAAGGTGCTCAAGGCCGAACTGCCGTGGACGCTGCTGGCCATGGCCTGGCTGCCTGCCGAGGGCGCAAATGGCGCCCTGTCGGCACGCGAGGCGCTGTCGAACCTGATGGCGGAGTTTCCGTTTGCCAGCTGCGTGCCCTTCAGCAACAACACACCGCTGGATGAACCCGGCCGCGAACGCACCGGCGTACTGCTGCGCGCCGCCGCGCACGAGGCGCCGCCGGATGCACTGATCGAGCGCATTGAGGCCTTGATGGGCCTGACCACCACAGACACCCTGCGCTACGCCGACAAAAAACGCGGCCAGCGCCGCGCAGCACGGCTGACACGCCACGGGGACACCACCACGCTCGAAGCCATTGTTCTGGCGGGTGACACCAGCGCCGAAGGCTGGCTCAAGACCTTGCTGCAGGAAGAACTGCCCGCACAGACCTACGGCCGCCTGCTGCTGGTGCCCGGCGCCAAGGCCCCCGTGGCCGTGCAGTCGCGTGGCAAGACGGTGTGTACCTGCTTCAACGTGACCGATGTGGCCATCACCAGCACACTGGCGCACTGCCACGGCACCGATGACGACCGCCTGGCCCAATTGCAAGGCAAGCTGCGCTGCGGCACCAACTGCGGATCGTGCCTGCCCGAACTCAAACGCATGGTGCGCGCCACCGGGCCGCTGGCCGCTGCCCCTGCTGCAACCCACGTCACCATATAA
- the ybiB gene encoding DNA-binding protein YbiB — MGISQYIKEIGRGARGAKPLSREQAMDLFGQVLDGAVSDLEIGAFCLAMRIKGETAEEMCGFLDATHSRLALLPATDRPLIVLPSYNGARKLPVLTPLLALLLAREGLPVLLHGMRTEARRVLASDVLLALGTPALTAPEIIANGRVRHIHTQHLHPGLARLLAVREVVGLRNPGHSVVKLMNPCAGPSVVVTAYTHPEYFEMLQTTFHTLGMNALLSRGLEGEVATDPRRTPRYDGFVRGEHTVLEAQQSGTASEVPGLPAEIDIATTATYTRRVLAGELPIPPAIQRQVEHILHLADQTVSETSP; from the coding sequence ATGGGCATCAGCCAGTACATCAAGGAAATCGGCCGCGGCGCGCGCGGCGCCAAGCCGCTGTCGCGCGAGCAGGCCATGGACCTGTTCGGCCAGGTGCTGGACGGCGCCGTGTCCGATCTGGAGATCGGCGCGTTCTGCCTGGCCATGCGCATCAAGGGCGAGACGGCCGAGGAGATGTGCGGCTTTCTGGATGCCACGCACAGCCGCCTGGCGCTGCTGCCCGCCACCGACCGCCCACTCATCGTGCTGCCCAGCTACAACGGCGCGCGCAAGCTGCCGGTGCTCACGCCCCTGCTGGCGCTGCTGCTGGCGCGCGAAGGCCTGCCCGTGCTGCTGCACGGCATGCGCACCGAGGCGCGGCGGGTTTTGGCATCGGATGTGCTTCTGGCGCTTGGCACACCTGCGCTGACAGCTCCTGAAATAATAGCAAATGGCAGGGTACGCCACATCCACACCCAGCACCTGCACCCCGGCCTGGCCCGCCTGCTGGCCGTGCGCGAGGTGGTAGGCCTGCGCAACCCGGGGCACAGCGTGGTCAAGCTGATGAACCCGTGCGCGGGGCCGTCGGTGGTGGTCACGGCCTACACCCATCCCGAGTATTTCGAGATGCTGCAGACCACCTTTCACACCCTGGGCATGAACGCATTGCTCTCGCGCGGGCTGGAGGGCGAAGTCGCCACGGACCCGCGCCGCACGCCCCGCTACGACGGCTTTGTACGCGGCGAACACACGGTGCTGGAGGCGCAGCAGTCCGGCACGGCCAGCGAGGTGCCGGGACTGCCGGCCGAGATTGACATTGCTACCACGGCGACGTACACGCGCCGTGTGCTCGCGGGTGAATTGCCGATTCCACCGGCCATCCAGCGGCAGGTGGAACATATCTTGCATCTTGCCGATCAAACCGTTTCGGAGACATCGCCATGA
- a CDS encoding cation:proton antiporter — MENLTQILLLLGVAIAVVVVFQRLHVPTSLGYLLVGFILGPHTLGPTVSVPAFDAIAEFGVVFLLFTIGLNYSLPQLQILRHQVLGLGTGQVVLTTVLVGGICWLAGLPAPAAFVFGAVFAQSSTTIIGSLLAERGEDNTQHGRLGLAMSVFQDVTAVPFLVIIPVLGTSVAAAALAATLGWALAKAVLAFALVFFAGRWLLRPLFHWVSERRSVEAFTLAVLLVALFAAWTTQSLGLSLAFGAFLAGMMLGETEFRHQVESSVRPFRDVLLGLFFIGIGMRFDPAAIVPIWQWAVLGALLLLASKTLIVAATVRRMGVEPQVAWRTGLLLSVGGEFGLALVAIALDARVFDEQLGQIAITSVLISMVLGALLIRFNGAIAARLAADSGSDAPPPAGLPDSATPQVIIGGYGRVGHTVAVLLEASGVPYIALDTDPKRLAQGRADGHAVAYGDISDPELLAAIHVERAALLVITVDRPEAALKAIDYLRRACPQVPVIARARDLESSSRLLQAGAVHAYPETIEASLRLGAAALHLLNKPTPEIDEVLQGVRDMGYRPVLEPGEKG, encoded by the coding sequence ATGGAAAACCTCACCCAGATCCTCTTGCTGCTTGGCGTTGCCATTGCCGTGGTGGTGGTTTTCCAGCGGCTGCACGTTCCCACCAGCCTGGGCTACCTGCTGGTGGGCTTCATTCTCGGGCCGCACACCCTGGGCCCCACGGTGTCGGTGCCCGCCTTTGACGCCATTGCCGAGTTTGGCGTGGTGTTCCTGCTCTTCACCATCGGGCTCAATTACTCGCTGCCCCAGTTGCAGATCCTGCGGCACCAGGTGCTGGGCCTGGGAACGGGGCAGGTGGTGCTGACTACCGTGCTGGTCGGGGGCATCTGCTGGCTGGCGGGCCTGCCAGCGCCGGCTGCCTTTGTGTTTGGCGCCGTGTTTGCCCAGTCGTCCACCACCATCATCGGCAGCCTGCTGGCCGAGCGGGGCGAGGACAACACCCAGCACGGGCGCCTGGGGCTGGCGATGTCGGTGTTCCAGGATGTCACCGCCGTGCCTTTTCTCGTCATCATCCCGGTGCTGGGCACCTCGGTGGCTGCGGCCGCCCTGGCCGCAACGCTGGGTTGGGCGCTGGCCAAGGCCGTGCTGGCGTTTGCCCTGGTGTTCTTTGCCGGGCGGTGGTTGCTGCGGCCGCTCTTTCATTGGGTGTCCGAGCGCAGGTCGGTGGAGGCCTTCACCCTGGCTGTGCTGCTGGTGGCGCTGTTTGCGGCCTGGACCACGCAAAGCCTGGGCCTGTCGCTGGCGTTTGGCGCTTTCCTGGCGGGAATGATGCTGGGCGAGACAGAGTTCCGCCACCAGGTGGAGTCCAGCGTGCGCCCGTTTCGCGATGTGCTGCTGGGGCTGTTCTTCATCGGCATCGGGATGCGGTTTGATCCCGCCGCCATCGTGCCGATCTGGCAGTGGGCGGTGCTGGGGGCCTTGCTGCTGCTGGCCAGCAAAACCCTGATCGTGGCGGCCACGGTGCGCCGCATGGGGGTGGAGCCGCAGGTGGCGTGGCGCACGGGCCTGCTGCTGAGCGTGGGCGGCGAGTTCGGCCTGGCGCTGGTGGCCATCGCGCTGGATGCGCGTGTTTTCGACGAGCAGCTGGGGCAGATTGCCATCACCTCCGTGCTGATTTCCATGGTGCTGGGCGCACTGCTGATCCGGTTCAACGGGGCCATCGCCGCGCGCCTGGCCGCGGATTCGGGCTCCGACGCGCCACCCCCGGCAGGCTTGCCCGATTCGGCCACGCCCCAGGTCATCATTGGCGGCTACGGGCGTGTGGGGCACACGGTGGCGGTGCTGCTGGAGGCCAGCGGCGTGCCCTACATTGCGCTCGACACCGACCCCAAACGGCTGGCCCAGGGCCGCGCGGATGGCCATGCGGTGGCGTATGGCGACATTTCCGACCCGGAACTGCTGGCGGCCATCCATGTAGAACGCGCCGCGTTGCTGGTGATCACGGTGGACCGTCCGGAAGCGGCCCTGAAGGCCATCGACTACCTGCGGCGCGCCTGCCCCCAGGTGCCCGTCATCGCCCGTGCCCGCGACCTGGAGAGCAGCAGCCGGCTGCTGCAGGCCGGTGCCGTGCACGCCTACCCCGAGACCATCGAGGCCAGCCTGCGCCTGGGTGCTGCAGCGTTGCACCTGTTGAACAAGCCGACCCCCGAGATTGACGAGGTGCTGCAAGGGGTGAGGGACATGGGCTACCGGCCCGTGCTGGAGCCCGGCGAAAAGGGGTGA
- a CDS encoding DUF4124 domain-containing protein has protein sequence MNPIRCAVFAVLWGCLAPAWAVHKCTDAQGKVSFQDAPCPGQGEKVDVRPAMQGATPVPPPASTAKEGAFGPSWQRKHYLESQGVPQARAAVQRSERECTGPPAEAVAQAGPLRRTLPSGSQFAQERAADANKDKAACDARTQELRNQLKALEEELSSL, from the coding sequence ATGAACCCTATCCGCTGTGCCGTTTTCGCTGTGCTCTGGGGCTGCCTGGCCCCGGCCTGGGCCGTCCACAAATGCACCGACGCCCAGGGCAAGGTCTCGTTCCAGGATGCTCCATGCCCGGGCCAGGGCGAGAAAGTGGATGTGCGCCCTGCCATGCAGGGTGCTACCCCCGTGCCGCCCCCCGCTTCCACCGCGAAGGAGGGCGCCTTTGGCCCATCGTGGCAGCGCAAGCACTATCTGGAGAGCCAGGGCGTGCCCCAGGCACGCGCGGCCGTGCAGCGCAGCGAGCGCGAATGTACCGGGCCGCCTGCCGAGGCGGTCGCCCAGGCGGGCCCGCTGCGGCGCACGCTGCCGTCCGGATCCCAGTTCGCGCAGGAACGCGCGGCCGATGCCAACAAGGACAAGGCCGCGTGCGATGCCCGCACGCAGGAGCTGCGCAACCAGCTCAAGGCGCTGGAAGAGGAGTTGAGCTCTCTGTAA
- a CDS encoding ABC transporter substrate-binding protein produces MTKHNAQPSGSHPALTRRRSLVQAMAGLAVFGALPAGAQTAVGKNDILIGRSTALSGGMAPFLAPVHEGQEAAIEDANAKGGIGGRKIRIVSLDDGFDPRRTLENARQLSEKDGVVALLGVSGTSQVMALLPYLVEAKLPLIGVYTGSPAIRAQQHPYLFTTRASYADELVKIVRNLVAVQTSRIAVVYENNDFGKLLLPLVEKTITAEGASLAGSHALAPTGEDAAAAAKTLAAQKPQAVLLVAAGPPVVAYVKANRAHLGVPVYTLSLGAGSAVLKALGEEARGLAVARTGPSPTKPTIQLTRDFQASMKRHGKPADYDRYTGYMDARVLIEGLRAAGPGVTRASLVQAMEGLGTLDLGGYTYQFSPQNHHGSNFVDIAVVGSGGVYLQ; encoded by the coding sequence ATGACGAAACACAATGCCCAACCCAGCGGCTCACACCCCGCACTGACACGCCGCCGCAGCCTGGTGCAGGCGATGGCGGGCCTCGCGGTCTTTGGCGCGCTGCCTGCGGGCGCCCAGACCGCTGTCGGCAAAAACGACATCCTCATCGGCCGCTCCACCGCCTTGTCGGGTGGCATGGCGCCCTTTCTCGCGCCCGTGCACGAAGGTCAGGAGGCCGCCATCGAGGACGCCAACGCCAAAGGGGGCATTGGCGGGCGCAAGATCCGCATCGTGTCGCTGGATGACGGATTCGACCCGCGCCGCACCCTGGAAAATGCCCGGCAACTGAGCGAGAAAGACGGCGTGGTGGCCCTGCTGGGTGTGTCAGGCACCTCGCAGGTCATGGCGTTGCTGCCCTACCTGGTCGAGGCCAAGTTGCCGTTGATCGGCGTGTACACCGGCAGCCCGGCGATACGCGCGCAGCAACATCCCTATCTGTTCACCACCCGCGCAAGCTATGCGGACGAGCTGGTGAAGATCGTGCGCAACCTGGTGGCAGTCCAGACCTCGCGCATCGCGGTGGTCTATGAGAACAACGACTTCGGCAAGCTGTTGCTGCCGCTGGTGGAGAAAACCATCACGGCCGAAGGCGCGTCGCTGGCCGGCTCCCACGCCCTGGCCCCCACCGGAGAGGACGCCGCCGCAGCCGCCAAAACGCTCGCGGCGCAAAAGCCGCAGGCCGTGCTGCTGGTGGCAGCGGGCCCACCGGTGGTGGCCTATGTGAAGGCCAACCGCGCCCACCTTGGTGTGCCGGTGTACACGCTGTCGCTGGGCGCAGGCTCGGCCGTGCTCAAGGCGCTGGGCGAAGAAGCGCGCGGACTGGCCGTGGCGCGCACCGGGCCATCGCCCACCAAGCCCACCATCCAGCTGACCCGCGATTTCCAGGCGTCCATGAAGCGCCATGGCAAACCTGCGGACTACGACCGCTACACCGGCTACATGGACGCACGCGTGCTGATCGAAGGCCTGCGCGCTGCAGGCCCCGGCGTGACACGCGCAAGCCTGGTACAGGCCATGGAAGGCCTGGGCACGCTCGACCTGGGCGGCTACACCTACCAGTTCAGCCCGCAGAACCACCACGGCTCCAACTTTGTGGACATTGCGGTGGTGGGCTCGGGGGGCGTCTACCTGCAATAG
- a CDS encoding acyl-CoA thioesterase, translating to MNIPAHQLSMTVLMSPDMANFSGNVHGGAILKLLDQVAYSCASRYSACYVVTLSVDQVMFLQPIHVGELVTFLASVNYTGTSSMEVGIKVVAEDIRSQVVRHVNSCFFTMVAVDEARKPVQVPPLHPATPDERRRWDAALLRKALRKELAERFAQVRESPGP from the coding sequence ATGAACATCCCTGCCCACCAACTCAGCATGACGGTGCTGATGTCCCCCGACATGGCCAACTTTTCAGGCAATGTGCATGGCGGCGCCATCCTCAAGCTGCTGGACCAGGTGGCCTATTCCTGCGCAAGCCGCTACTCCGCGTGCTATGTGGTGACGCTGAGCGTGGACCAGGTGATGTTCCTGCAGCCCATCCATGTGGGCGAACTCGTGACCTTCCTGGCCAGCGTGAACTACACCGGTACGTCGTCCATGGAAGTGGGCATCAAGGTGGTGGCCGAAGACATCCGGTCGCAGGTGGTGCGGCACGTGAACAGCTGCTTCTTCACGATGGTGGCGGTGGACGAAGCGCGCAAGCCTGTGCAGGTGCCGCCGCTTCACCCGGCCACGCCCGACGAACGCCGCCGCTGGGATGCGGCGCTGCTGCGAAAGGCCTTGCGCAAGGAGCTGGCAGAGCGTTTTGCGCAGGTGCGCGAGTCGCCTGGGCCGTAA